AATGACCAATTTGTTCGTAATAATATTTCAGACCAAGAGATAACTAAAACACTGTTGAGTCAGGGTCGGGTAATCGTGTTGCTTGATGGTTTAGATGAAGTTAGGCAAGCAGACAATGATAGAGTTTTAAGAGAAATTCGTGACTTTTCTATTCAGTACGATGCTAACTATTTTGTAATTACCTGCCGGATTGCGTCAAAAGAATATACATTTGAACCCTTTACTGAGGTTGAGGTTGCCGACTTTGATGATAAGCAGATTGCGGAGTTCGTTACAAAATGGTTTCAAAATAAAGACGCAAATAAAGCTGAACACTTTATTCAAAAACTTCAAAAAAATCAACGAATTAAAGAACTAGCAACCAATCCTTTGCTTTTGACATTGTTGTGTTTATTATTTGGCGAATCTACGGATTTTCCTTCAAATCGTGCTGAACTTTACGAGGAAGGGGTAGAAGTATTGCTGAAAAAGTGGGATGGTACACGCAGCATTGAACGTGATGTGGTTTATCACAAACTCTCTCTCAAACGTAAAGAAGACCTCCTCAGCAAGATTGCTTTAAAAACCTTTGAGTCAGGAAATTATTTCTTTAAAGAAAGGGCAGCAGAGGGGTACATTAGTAATTATATCGAAAACCTACCTGATGCCCAAACCGATCCAGAAGCTTTGCTATTAGATAGCAAAGCAGTATTGAAATCCATTGAGGCACAGCATGGATTACTGGTAGAACGGGCAAGAGGAATTTATTCATTTTCTCATCTAACATTTCATGAGTTCTTTACCGCTAGAAATATCGCCTTAAGCCGTAATCCTCAGCAGACATTTGAACAGTTAGTTAGTCATATCACAGACAAGCGTTGGCGAGAAATCTTCTTACTAACTGTGGGGATATTAGAGGAAGCCGATGACCTGTTGCAGTTGATGCAGCAGAGGATTGATAAGCTCTTAGCAGGCGATGAAAAGCTACAGCAATTTCTTAGCTGGATTAATGAGAAATCATGTTCTGTAGAAACCCGTTATAAACCTGTTGCGGTTCGAGCCTTCTACCTCGACCTCTCCCTCTCTCTCAACCTCTCCCTCTCCCGCGACCTCGACCTCGACCTCGGCCTCTACTTCTCCCTCAAATTCTACCTAGACCTCGACTTCTCCCTCTCCCGCGACCTCGACCGCGACCTCGACCTCGACCGCGACCGCGACCTCGACCGCTTCCTCGACCTCGACCGCTCCCTCGACCGTTCCCTCTCCCGCGCCCTCGACCTCTCCTGCGACCGCGACCTCTCCCGCGCCCACGCCCACGCCCGCTCCCGCG
The Desmonostoc muscorum LEGE 12446 genome window above contains:
- a CDS encoding NACHT domain-containing protein, with amino-acid sequence MAGSSRSLRASTAGLEVANKAFKLKGWTQEYLAGAVGRTRQTIINFFARRPVDKGIFQAICAELGLEWGEIAELEAGEEKPTTPTTIDTLVNQVRKKVSADIQKRCGWMRVLDMTHPIGLNDIYTDVNILEKITGRRRLEIAELLKNCNPEDFEQFGLNQVVEKRVLGLEAVEQHSKLMILGKPGAGKTTFLKRIAIQCKFGKFLANYVPIFITLKDFAEAPREPSLLQYINDQFVRNNISDQEITKTLLSQGRVIVLLDGLDEVRQADNDRVLREIRDFSIQYDANYFVITCRIASKEYTFEPFTEVEVADFDDKQIAEFVTKWFQNKDANKAEHFIQKLQKNQRIKELATNPLLLTLLCLLFGESTDFPSNRAELYEEGVEVLLKKWDGTRSIERDVVYHKLSLKRKEDLLSKIALKTFESGNYFFKERAAEGYISNYIENLPDAQTDPEALLLDSKAVLKSIEAQHGLLVERARGIYSFSHLTFHEFFTARNIALSRNPQQTFEQLVSHITDKRWREIFLLTVGILEEADDLLQLMQQRIDKLLAGDEKLQQFLSWINEKSCSVETRYKPVAVRAFYLDLSLSLNLSLSRDLDLDLGLYFSLKFYLDLDFSLSRDLDRDLDLDRDRDLDRFLDLDRSLDRSLSRALDLSCDRDLSRAHAHARSRALDLSRALDRSLDLDLDLDLEFKRTLQRLKDQLPDPMTDGRESLYWWQTNGQAWSEQLRNVMIENRNIGHNWQFSDSQWQLLKQYYDANKLLVDCLNSECYISRSVRQKIEDTLLLAVNRT